Proteins found in one Coffea eugenioides isolate CCC68of chromosome 5, Ceug_1.0, whole genome shotgun sequence genomic segment:
- the LOC113771853 gene encoding integrin-linked protein kinase 1-like — translation METKSQQRFGFGRQSSLAPEGRNDDAAIASVGDDDVDPGVRLMYMANEGDVEGIKEALDSGTSVNFRDVDGRTVLHVAACQGQDDVVKLLLRRGAEVDVKDCWGSTPLADAIYYKNNDVIKLLEAHGAKPLMVPMQVRNAREVPEYEIDPRELDFSKSVDITKNILTIILIETITTEYS, via the exons ATGGAGACGAAGTCGCAGCAGAGATTTGGATTTGGCAGACAATCGTCACTAGCTCCGGAGGGGAGAAACGACGACGCTGCGATTGCTTCTGTCGGAGATGATGACGTTGATCCTGGAGTGAGGCTAATGTACATGGCGAATGAAGGTGATGTTGAGGGAATTAAGGAGGCTTTGGATTCCGGAACGAGTGTGAATTTCCGTGATGTTGATGGTCGGACGGTGTTGCACGTTGCCGCCTGTCAAGGTCAAGACGACGTCGTCAAGTTGCTACTCCGTCGTGGTGCCGAGGTCGACGTCAAGGATTGCTGGGGCAGCACG CCTCTTGCAGATGCAATTTATTACAAAAACAATGATGTCATTAAGCTTCTGGAGGCACATGGAGCAAAACCTCTG ATGGTTCCCATGCAGGTGCGAAATGCTCGTGAAGTTCCAGAGTATGAAATTGATCCGCGAGAACTTGATTTTAGCAAGAGTGTTGACATAACAAAA AATATTCTGACCATTATATTAATCGAAACAATAACAACTGAATATTCATGA